One Vespa crabro chromosome 13, iyVesCrab1.2, whole genome shotgun sequence genomic window, AACAGGTTCTCACATTCTTCCTCAGAATTTctaatacaaatagaaaattaagtGAAAGCAAACGTTTACCGTTTGACACAACTATGTTCTCGCATTTCACATTTTATCGAAAGCAcgacatgtgtatgtatgtacgtaaacCAAAAAATATCCTGTATATACACAATCCTGTCGTAAGACGaagaaatttgaaagaaatgtGAAAAGAATCTGAAAGGGTTTCGCATTGAGCTATCGATAGGGTCAATCGAATGCTTAACCTTCCTTCgccgaagaaaagaaaaaaggagaagaaaaagaaaaacttcttTTGATCATTCATACGTTCCTTATCATTTCCATTATATTTCtcatctacttcttcttcttcttcttcttcttcttcttcttggattttcttctttcggaTATCGTAGCCGAGTCGAGTTGGTGAAATCAGAAATCCCTTTCAATTCCAAAGGGACGTTTCCTTCTTTGTGTCACTCgggaagtaagaaagaaataaaaataaaaacgttatcatAGTTATCACAGTATCGGCTGAACTTTTAGTCCCGTAAGATTTCCTCTATTTTTCCCGGACGAGAAGAGGAGGacgaacgaaatatataaggaaagaaagaagttaggaatagaaagaaagagagagaaggataaggACAGAGATAAACAAGCGGTGCAATCATCTACCCTCTGTTTCGTCAGGAAAAGGGTGAAGGAGTCGAGGCAATTGACCCATGTGTGACATTACATGTCACAtgcaccctctctctctctctctcctctctctctctctctctctccctctctctctcttttccatacAAGACGAAATCTGACAATGAAAAGAGCAGAAAAATCTAtatttccctctttctatACTTTTTTGTTGAACGGTGAAAGTGATTTATCTTAACTAtcaacaattaattttcttcggaTCACTTTTTACGACGGTCGATATATCAAGGTCATCGATAATCAAGTAACGCTACTttagaagatataaaaagcgtactttttttccctcccccgAATTCTTTCATCATTgacattttattatcgctaaaaatatgattaatatctttttgtcTGTCGCGTAATGTCACTTAAGGGCTGAGAGTAAGCGTGATAATTTCGTACGATAACAAATGAAGTATTACCAATCCGTATATACAGAGTGTCTCTGTAAATTCGGAGAATCGCTTGTTTAATCGAACTAATTCCATCCACCTGTATTTACAAACTGAATTCAATATCCTATGTTAAATCAATGGATTATTACTTTAGGAATTATTTCCGATAAAATACTTTCGAGAGAGAATTTTGAACGAggctaataaaaaaattcgaacaattcctaaagaaataacgaaggGTAAAgcaattaatgataattaacgataataaaacttCGAATGGAATAAGAATAGAACGATTCTTGCGAATGTAAGCAGATACTGTGTATCAAAGAGAAAACTCGTCGTAAATCGAAAACATGATCAAATAGGACATATAttgatatgaaaatttttttatttttcttcgtgtaCAGAATTCAATGTCGAAACGATTCTCCAAAACTACGGGACACCACGTATACTATCTGCTTAGTTAACTTACAATGAAGTTGATCAgaaacaattagaaaaaaaataaaacataaacaGTCGATTAAAGATGATACAATAGGCTTATTAAATACGTATGCTTTTGATTGATTGTAAGAATGTAGATGAGATTGATTGTAAGAATATATACGACTGTTGTCGATTATAGTCAACGCTCTTATcaatgtgattaaaaatatatatttttaataaaatatatattttttgtttcaggCAAAGCCGTTCCATTCGTGGAATTGACCGTAGCACATGCCTCGGTTTTAACGATTTTGGCAATTAGTTTCGAACGATATTACGCGATTTGTGAGCCGCTGAGGGCAGGGTAAGAAAAACTAAAggaacgtttctttcttttttttttttgtttttttcttctaacgaAACATGTAAGATGTTCCAAGTGTtcactaaaattattatatagtctataatgattttttcgaaaaacgcCATTCAAGAGTTTAACCCAAAGTAGTTGGATTTATGATAAGAATTTATCCCCTCTCGAAAAGCAAATTGACCTACCTCGGCATTTTTCGAACAAAATCACtaactttcaaaataattctGACGAACACTTTTCGCGTTGAGACACTCTTTATGTATAGCACATATACCTAACATATATTTCAAACTATATTTCATTCTATTGCATTAAAAACTTGTCAAAACGTTTATGTCATCCGTAGATACGTTTGCACGAAGGCCAGAGCAACGTTTCTTTGCTTTCTTGCATGGGTGGCAGCAGCCCTTTGTACaaggtgagaaaaagaaatgataaactTGGTCGTTAAGCAAATCACGTTTCGCTTTGATCGTTCGCGCTTGCTATCTACTTTCGTACGTCGATTTAAATACTTCCTGATTCATAATTCTTCGATTTCAAAGTGAAAtactataatactaataaaatctAACGTCATTCGATCATACAAAGCTCGTTCActtacgaaaaatatttttatacaaggATCACTTAACGtgattcaataatttttatatatcatgacGGTAAAAGTAAGTAAAAAAGGAGTGACCGATATCGGATACCGTTAGGATAGATCATTATACGcgtcgtaaaaaagaaaagaaaagaaaagaaaaggtccAGCAAGGGTGAAACCCTGCCCCTGAAGAGAGCTCGATTTTTTATCCCATCGAACGTAACGTAAGGAAGTGGTTCATCCGacctttatatacatacattccaAGTCAAGTCAGATGAGGGAAAACTTAGGAAAGAGGAGAACTGAGACTATACTATAAGTAGGTCTATGTGTGCGTGAACGTATCTCTACGAGAACAGCACGTTTCTCTTGCGTACTTAAGTACACCGCCTACGGGCGCATACAGCTGCTGCGCGTCATAAAAAGCATATTATCCGTAAACCACTTTCCACAGAAACGTTTTATATACCGTATGTAAGAACAGATCACTCGTGCTTAAATCTGTCAAAGGGGAGTTTCTTCGAAACCCGTAACCAAAGTGAACGAGCTTCGACAATTTCTTCTTAGGAAATATCCTCTCTGaattgtttaaatttaatttttcatcctCATCTGGCTAAGATACCAATCCGATCATGATCGAGATTGAATAAggtagaatattttcttttctttcttcctttttcatacatatttcttattttcaccgtaaataatttgaaacatTTACGGTTGATTTACGGTCGATCTACGTGCGGTCGCATCGAACACTGCAACGCAATAGTACAGTGATGGATCGCTGCAAGATATATGCCAACCTCTTACGTAACAAGTGTTCTCTATCGACAGGATGATATGTGACCGTTTGAAAATTCTACTTCTTTAAGGgctaattttaatatactacCGACAAAATATGTCAAAATATTCGCATGTTTGATCGATAAACGATCAATCAATAACTACGTACATCTATGAATTAAATGCAAAATGCatgagtaaaaaataaataatacatatatatatatatatatatatataaaactgaaGAAACAAAGTTTCGTCaaacattatatacatttttcacTGTTAAACTaacattttccttttgtttctttttgtattataaaatgtgttaagaaaaacaattttgtaGAAAAACTTGATTTGCAAAAGGTTGAATCTGTTTTGCAAAAAGTTATATTTGCAATGCAAAACTGACATGTGTGAAACTCCTTAAGAAATTCGCACCCTTTTTTAATCGATGATATCGTATCCAATTTTTTGGATGGATCTcgcaaaaaaatagaaaacaagacATATTACCTTTCGATAGCAACCCTTCTTtgcgtttttccttttctcggggggaggggagaggaAGAAACTCGTTACTATATCCTTCTACGATTGACATTAATCGACGGTAAAGTCAATCAACGGGGTAGTTCGCCAATCtacaattttgttataaaaaatataacaattaggaaatattattaaaaattactctATGATTTGGACacttcaatatatatttaatgacattttatatctatttttcagTCCCATACTCTTGATGGTAACCTACGAGTTGGAAGAAATCGACGATACGTTTATACCAACCTGTTACACTTCCGCCGATGCAACATGGATGAACGTTTTCGTCCTTACAACGATAATCGTCTTTTTCGTCGTAccattgttaattttaatggTACTTTACACGGTGATAGCGCTACACCTCATGGCAAATCCTGCGATAAGCCGTGGCCCAgctaataatttgttaaagtATCGTAAACAGGTGGTACTAATGTTGGGCACCGTTGTTTTATGCTTCTTCCTTTGTTTATTACCTTTTCGAGCATTGACATTATGGATAATCGTAGTACCTCAAGAAATGATAATCAATCTTGGAATCGAGGGATATTACAGTCTCTTATATTTCTGTAGAGTAATGCTGTATTTGAATTCAGCAATTAATcctattttatacaatttaatgTCTACCAAATTTAGAGAAGGCTTTTTGAGACTTTGTGGATTGGGCCCtgcaaggaaaagaaagaaaaagacttcAGACAGAACCGGAACGTACACAACTGGTTCGACAAACTGTAGTAGCAGTAATCATTCTGATTTCTGGAGGAGGCATAGCAGCAATAAAAGTTGCAATGTTAAAGTACCTAGTAATACATGTACTACTGTGTCCAtcgaaaaacaaattaatatccCATTACTCACGGCCGTTGTCACtggaaatattgttaaaaagaaacaggaaagttatgtttaaaaacattACAAAAGTTTGTAGTATTCATTAATTAGAGATAtcgttgtaaaaatatatattatattattattatatatgaacaCAGTACTACTCACATCTGAAGTACATAAAAGGTCTCCACCAATTTTTGAACACCAAATACTTagttctctattttttttttttcctttttcttgtctttttatcagtggattaaaaataattgtatcgTTGCTATTAAAAGACTTTTCCGttaactttaatatcattcCAGATACAATACAATGAAATTACTACGAAATTCCACTAAAAGTATTGTACGTAAactgttataatatttaaatattcttttgtaattataaagaaCCGTAGACTATTGTAAAGTATTAAGTTTGTAATATGTACAAGAAACGAAATAACTAGTCATAGACTTAAAACATCCATTAGAATTCAAATTTAACAACTCGTAGCAAAGATCATtgctataaataaaagataaaaaaaaaaaaagaacacgaaATATAGACAATGCAATGAAGTTATATGACAAATCATTTCACCATTAATTTCCAGATATTAGATGATTATTTACaagattattatgaaaagaaaaaaattataaactttttttatcactggaataatttatttgtttaaatatgaaattctttgaaaaaatgtCTATTTGTTTGAAAACGCAAAGCTAATttgtgaaaagaaagaaatcgcaCTTTGAATGTTTCCTCTCACAATAGTTCGTACTAACCAATGGACAAAGTTAATCAATCGAATATCTGCATGTTGATAATTTTCTTGCAGAAAGTTTTATTTCAAGTTTTTTAATTCCCTTAATAAATGATgtcacattttattatttatacaatgctgagtgatttaaaagaaacattaaacGATTCGAAATATCATTGCATTGAACGCAGTCTTAAGAGTAATTTGAAAATGGCGGGCTCCACGACGTAGTAATTTTTCCCTAAAATTCCCTAATTGATAGTTTTCGCGCTAAAATTGTCTAGttctgtaagaaaaaaaaaaaaaaaaaaaaaagaaaaaaaatggaagaaaattgTAAATCGAAATATACGTTATCCTAAAGGATAAGGTTAAGAAAGTTGACTTTTTTCGAAAGTGTATAAACCATTTAATaggtgaaagaaaggaagaaaaagaaaaatacatattcgcatataaattgatttatatttatattgaaaaatgacGCAGCCATCAGTAACGGCATATTTTAATACGTGTAAATCTAAAGCATTATTGTTGGATCAAGAGcatgtgaaaataaataaagagagtgAATTTAAAACGAAAACGCAATCGTCGAAAGTTTtgtttgaaaaagaagaagaaactatGGTAACGAGAGGAAAATTTATATCGGTGCAAGGAACGAGCAATAATTCTACCCATAAAGTAAACTCTACTACGTGTCATAATCAAATTGATTCTAAATGTTCTGcacaaaaaacaaataaaattattacgcgTTCACGCGCAGCTCAAGCACAGAAATTAAGTGAAATTGGTCAAGTGGATATACGTGAGAGTTTTCTCAAAAAAAGTAATGATGCCGATGCGAaaagagtattatttaaaaaggagGGTACTTTAAATCCAAAGAAGAAGCAACCTACGACCCCAAAGAAAAGTATATCAGAGGAAAAGCAGTCCacgaggaatgaaaaaaatgaagcaaCTTCTGTTGGATTTACTACGCCCAAAAAGGCATCAAATACTAGAGATGACTCTAGTAAAAAAAACTTGGATTTGAATGAGATTAAAAATAGGATTAACAAATCTAACAGACTAGCAGAATTAAAAGCTTCTATTGATCGCATAAAAAAATGTGATCAGCGTTTAAATGAATATCAGAAACAAAATGATTGTAATAAGCCTCAAATACAGAAATTCGAGCATATTCAACTTGAAATACCAATTAGGTAAAtgcattttcataatatttacaatctctttaatattatatgttaatttgtattttatcgaATAGCCCTCAAAAGAACTTTAAATCGCCAAACAAGGGATTAATGAGTCCtataaaaagtgaaatattACCTCAAACAAGCCCACAACGTCGTCTTTTATTTGAACCTAAGGAATCTACTAGTCCAGTAAAGAGTAAACCTGACAAAACTCCAGCTTATCAAAGATATTTGTCACTTTTTGAAAATGGTACACCAGGATTACCATTGCCGTATAACTATAGATTCTTAGCGGAAATTTTTAGATCCGTTGATACGGTACATGAACACATATCATTTGTTGCACCTACATTCTGCTGTATTcatctataatatatgaaataatattccaTATTCCTCATATTTTTAGGTCTCAGCTATGCTGTTCAATCGTAAAGagttaataacatttaaaaaattaaagccAGCTGTTCAAGAACTTTTACGGCGCAACTTTACATTAGAGCATTTAGGACAAATAAAGACTATCTATCCTGATGCTTATGTCTTTCATCAAGAAAAAGTTAGGTCATTTGGATCGACATCTAAACAAGATAAATATGAATTAGTCTTGACACCGACTGTACAAGTAAAAGATCGGCCGAATGAACCAAATGAAGACAATGTCTTACAGGCGGCAATAGACGTAAGCATGAGCCCAGGCATATtgttagaaagaagaagaaaattttatgatgTTTTGTTAggtaatttcaattatttttggaCTTACATTTTTTGTACTGTTAATTATAcgtcataataatattacttatgtATTGCAGATAAAGTTAAGACAGAGCACGAGCAATTTTTGCTAAAATTAGAAGAACCGATGGTCATACCTAAAGACAAAATTATACGTTGGCATCCTGAATTTGATGTTGAAAGTTGCAAGCCTATTGACCAATCTGTATTGCCACAACCACCTGATGTAGAAAAAGCCACCTCCGCTAAACACGTTTTAGgtaagataacaataatttcattgCACAAATATTTACGTGCAGTTGTGTAAtttattacatgtatatatatatatatatatatatatatatatatatatatatagatagatagattctTGCGCGTTGATGTTTTTTAATGCATATATTCTATTTACAGAAAAAGCAAAATCTCTATTCAATTGTAATACTCGCATGGAAAAAGCTTTGCAAAGATTGGCAGAAGCAAAAATGACGTCAAAATCAGGATCTTCGGACATATCATCTACAAATGAATCTACTGATGTTACTATgaaaaacgttaatattggtatCATCGATACTCCACCCGCTACACCATCTGTAGAAAAGAACTATCTTTCTACGGCATTTAAAGGCATTCCAAAAGCTCTTCTTGAAAAGGTAGAACTTTaccttgttctctctttttttcttttcgattcaattaatatatttattgaaatttacgATTCTTAATGTTGTTAGGTACGCGCAAAACAAGCTGCTAAAGCATTAGAGATGATGACTAGGAACCCGGATCTAGATAAAGAGGCAACTCTATATTCTAGATTACCCGAATTAGCAAAAATTCTACGTAGTATTTTTGTAGCCGAAAAGAAAGGAGTTTTACCATTGGAACATGTATTGACAAAATTAGACAATTCGTTTAGAACTAAACTAACTGCAGCTGAATTAAATGAACATGTGCgaaaattatgtaaattattgCCTACTTGGGCTAGTATACATAACGTGAGGAAAACAGATTATTTAAAGCTTGCAAAAGATGTCGAtttaaataaagtaattaaaatgttaGAAATCGTAGCTAACGATAAAGTGATTACATCGTGATATCATTATCTCTTATGGTACACTTTTTTATGGTATGCTTGCACGagtacaataacaatgaattaGCATCTTACTACGATTAGAGTTGATATTTTTTGGGTAgtgaataaaagtaatatacgaaaattgtgatttttaattatgtggtgtgtgtgtgtgtgtgttcataaaattataatcgtcatatcattttcttcaaatataattacaagTGGTATACAAACAAAAGACTAAGAAGTAAAATTAGCAAAAAAAGtctaaatttataaatgatatttatgatattcaaTGTGTTATGGAAATATCTTTCTTAAATATACTTCTCGTTGCCTTGTCCAGTTTTGTCAGGATCGCACTATCCCGCCATACATTTAGAGGCATTTTTTATGAGTATAAATCAAAGGTataaaaatatgtgtatatacacacggTACAGCATTTATTacagtattaaaaaattcgttgattttcgtttgaaatctgtaggcaaaagaaaaaaattcagagtatccgtagaaaaaaattgtaaaaattattaagccTTTCTACCTGTGAGCGATTTACAACGTCAACATCGATAAAGTTTAAGCTCCTTTCTTATTGGTCGTCGTAGACTTaggtcgaaatatttccacaaATCACATTGTATGGATGGTATATCGTTGAGGATGCAATTGAAGATGCAATGATACCAACCTTTGCGAACGTTTTTAAGATTACGAACCGTTCATTTTAGGAGGGAGTTCATAGCATAGCGATCACGGTGACGATAAAAGCTGAAGAGTTGAGATTTGAAAGGAACGAGAGCGTCCATTTTCAGGCTCTTGGCGTACGAATATCTAATTTAATGTGCATCCATCAAGTAagcgtatattatttttgatttcattaaactcttttgatctttttaatatatttatatattaccaaagaacaagagaggcagagaggaagagggagagaaagagatatagagattAGATCTCTAGATTAGTGTTAATACGAGTATACATATTTTCATGAGAAAGTATACCAACGCTGTTACTGAATCACAATTTTGAGTTTCTTCTTCCATATTGATCGATTTTTTACAAGTTGATATTGTACTAACGCTCTTGGGAAAGAATTCAAACGCCTTTTCTAATAATcgatacaatattatttttattatcatacgaTTCGTTGTTGGTCATACGTGGTATTTTCAACAAATGTTTAACGTGTTAGGTTAGGACTAACTAAATAGTCGAGAAACCCGCGTGGTTGAAACATTCCCGTATTTCCGGTTATTCCTAAACGAATATTGTGAATTTTCTATCAAGATTTTTctgtactttctttctctctttttcttttttttttttttctttttttttttttacttttacagTAAACTGAACACTActtaaactttttatatattatccgtgttttattttcaataaaaactttatccatccgtttttaatataaaatttttgtaaaacaaggttttggaatattttcaaatttgaattaattatttaaagtcGGAGACATACTACGCCCTTCGATATCATTTTGTGatgtatttaaagaaaatgaaaatgtttgcattgtttattatttttgtaattagaGTATTTCCAAAGTTGTTCAACCCGAATGGAGAGTCAATTGAGTTCATCAAAACTAGAAAACGTATCAATGATTGGATCCtctgaaatttttcatttgtccGAGGTACCAGAGATATCAGAAGTATTGGAATCCAGGGGTCTCAGTCCATTAACTTCGTCTCTGGATCAAACCCTTACATTGCAGGCAGAGAATATGACTATCGAAGAAGAATTGTGgtataaagaattttcttgaTACATTATCAGCCaggaaataattgaataaatactAACGCCAAGTCCTCATTTTGAATAGGACAGAAGCAAGTAGCCCTGCATCCGATTGCGCTATCCCACTTCCACCTCCGCCCGAATTAAATGACTTCAGAGATGTTGATTTTAGAGATACAAACACAGATTCAAATGTCGAGTCTGGAGCGTTAGTACAATATGGTCCATTTTTCCCACCTTCTGGAACGCCGACATTGAATAATCTTTTTGCAGAAGCTGGAGATGTTCAGGATGATACCACAATGGGTAAGAAAATATTCGTGAAGGTGATATTTAATGgtaaaaagaggaagatttaaaatcaatcaaatCACTTTATATAGGTCCTCTACCTGCCCATACAGAGATAGTAGTCCTGTCTGCTGGAGTATGCGGTCTTCGTAATCTAGGAAATACCTGCTTTATGGCCGCGGGATTACAATGTTTAACTGCTACGCCACCGGTTCTTCATCATTTTTTGAATttagaagagaaaggagaaaaattgcCGCCCCCTGGATCTTTAATGGCACACTTTAGCGTACTTCTTTGTAAAATGTGGTCAGGCAAATACAGTGTATTAAAGCCAACAGAGTTTAAACAGACGTTAGGTGTGTATCATTCCCAATTCAAGGATTACAGACAGGTAAGCTTGTGACAGTCATAAAATCATTTGCATTTACGATATCTAAAAGACTTATCGACAACTCGAGGATCCCGGAAGCAATTAACAACGGTTGTCGTTGGCAGCACGACTGCCAAGAGTTCCTTGCGCTACTGTTAGACTCTCTGCACGAGCAAATGAATACGGCAAAATCATCTAAGAATTGCCACGTTCCAGTAACTATGTCAACTGCCAAATCATCCTTTAATCTAATTGAACATTCAAATGGAAAGAACGTTTCCTCAGCCACTGCCACTAGGAATTCCAGTGATTTCTTAGAACCATACAACTGTTTAGCACCTTTAGATTCTCCTAATAGTCCAAACATTACAATGGCTGGATCTTTAAGAGGTATATAATaccaaatgtatattttttaatatccttacCTTCAGATATCTAATACTAATAAAGGCAACATTTAGCTttctacatttattattttagatttcAACTCACCGGTATGTGAGTTGGATAGTACCGCAAATTCTCCAAGAAATTCACCTTtaaatgatgacgatgacgaagaaACATTAGATTCGGATGAAATGATGATGGGTACAAAAACTGGATCCTTTATACATAATGAAGTTAACGAAGGAACCTCTGATGCGTGTTCcttaatgttaaatacttggaacaaattatataaaaatgcttCAGAACTTCATGGATTGTATGATATTCATAAGGAAGCAAAAACTAGTAATGCCAATTTTCTTGTAACGCAGCAAGAGTGCAATAATGAAATTCATTATGATTCGCAAAAATTTccaaaagaaaatgttcgtAGAATGCCTTTAGATAATTCTAATCTGATGGAGAATCATGATTTTGACAATAAAAGTGTTAGTATCAAGCGTATTAAAGAAGTTAACATACAGAAAAGCAATTGCGAAGTAGATTGTGTTTCAAGTTGTTCTGATTTAGAGTATGATAGAGATTTAGAAAAGTGTAACGTAAAGCGAATGAGATTGGATGACCAAGAGAAAAACCTTAAACGTGATGGATTAGGTGGTACGATGCAATGTTTACATACCCTACAACAGACTGCTGAAAATGGATCGGTTGTTCCGCAAGATGAGCTTGAGGCAGATAAACATTGGGCTAAGCATTTACGAtgtaataatagcattatagTAGATACTTTTCAAGGCCAATTTAAAAGCACagtaagtaaatattattattattattaaataataataatatgatttgtAAAAATGACGGAACTTACGTTGGGGTGGCACTAAGTACAATCGGCTGTCACCGTGAAAAGTCTCCAAGATGAAACTACAGCAGATCCTTCTTGCTCTGGGAAGCATGAGAGACAAGTCTCATACTGCTGTTACAGATCACACGCTGTATCACCGCACACATATTGGTCGATCAGTATTGGATATTtcgagtaattttttttatatgtttacaGGTCATATGCGCTGTCTGTAAACATGTCTCGGTAACGTATGAACCATTCATGTATCTTTCGGTCCCGTTACCTCGCGCGATGGAAAAGCAATTGACTGTAACATATGTCCCAGCATATGGTGCTCGACCTGTAAGATGTGTAGTTTCATTGAATAAACAATCCCGTGTAGGCAAATTAAAGGAGGAATTATTGCATACACTTGAGAAGGACACGATCTCATTATCAAATATTGCACTGGCTGAGGTTCTTGAAAATCACATAGCAAAAGTTTTGGTGAGTGTTAAAACGTCCcagaatgatatttatttcgaaaataaaattttacaaaataaattactaCTGTAGTATTTTACAAAgcgaaagaaaatcttttcgaaGCACTctgctatatatataaataaataatggaggaaaaagaagacggtattttgattaatatcaataaccgTTGATACTATCctccaataaaaat contains:
- the LOC124428555 gene encoding DNA replication factor Cdt1-like, producing the protein MTQPSVTAYFNTCKSKALLLDQEHVKINKESEFKTKTQSSKVLFEKEEETMVTRGKFISVQGTSNNSTHKVNSTTCHNQIDSKCSAQKTNKIITRSRAAQAQKLSEIGQVDIRESFLKKSNDADAKRVLFKKEGTLNPKKKQPTTPKKSISEEKQSTRNEKNEATSVGFTTPKKASNTRDDSSKKNLDLNEIKNRINKSNRLAELKASIDRIKKCDQRLNEYQKQNDCNKPQIQKFEHIQLEIPISPQKNFKSPNKGLMSPIKSEILPQTSPQRRLLFEPKESTSPVKSKPDKTPAYQRYLSLFENGTPGLPLPYNYRFLAEIFRSVDTVSAMLFNRKELITFKKLKPAVQELLRRNFTLEHLGQIKTIYPDAYVFHQEKVRSFGSTSKQDKYELVLTPTVQVKDRPNEPNEDNVLQAAIDVSMSPGILLERRRKFYDVLLDKVKTEHEQFLLKLEEPMVIPKDKIIRWHPEFDVESCKPIDQSVLPQPPDVEKATSAKHVLEKAKSLFNCNTRMEKALQRLAEAKMTSKSGSSDISSTNESTDVTMKNVNIGIIDTPPATPSVEKNYLSTAFKGIPKALLEKVRAKQAAKALEMMTRNPDLDKEATLYSRLPELAKILRSIFVAEKKGVLPLEHVLTKLDNSFRTKLTAAELNEHVRKLCKLLPTWASIHNVRKTDYLKLAKDVDLNKVIKMLEIVANDKVITS
- the LOC124428557 gene encoding growth hormone secretagogue receptor type 1-like isoform X1, whose protein sequence is MLSTMSSVALELNSSFYTTAIRNAALDGFSEIPVSPLVSVIEPKNATSTLYMLPMYIRTTSMVICIIVMALGIIGNLMVPLVVLRGKDMRNSTNIFLVNLSVADLFVLLICTPTVLVEVNSGPQVWPLGEHMCKAVPFVELTVAHASVLTILAISFERYYAICEPLRAGYVCTKARATFLCFLAWVAAALCTSPILLMVTYELEEIDDTFIPTCYTSADATWMNVFVLTTIIVFFVVPLLILMVLYTVIALHLMANPAISRGPANNLLKYRKQVVLMLGTVVLCFFLCLLPFRALTLWIIVVPQEMIINLGIEGYYSLLYFCRVMLYLNSAINPILYNLMSTKFREGFLRLCGLGPARKRKKKTSDRTGTYTTGSTNCSSSNHSDFWRRHSSNKSCNVKVPSNTCTTVSIEKQINIPLLTAVVTGNIVKKKQESYV
- the LOC124428557 gene encoding growth hormone secretagogue receptor type 1-like isoform X3, with the protein product MLSTMSSVALELNSSFYTTAIRNAALDGFSVSVIEPKNATSTLYMLPMYIRTTSMVICIIVMALGIIGNLMVPLVVLRGKDMRNSTNIFLVNLSVADLFVLLICTPTVLVEVNSGPQVWPLGEHMCKAVPFVELTVAHASVLTILAISFERYYAICEPLRAGYVCTKARATFLCFLAWVAAALCTSPILLMVTYELEEIDDTFIPTCYTSADATWMNVFVLTTIIVFFVVPLLILMVLYTVIALHLMANPAISRGPANNLLKYRKQVVLMLGTVVLCFFLCLLPFRALTLWIIVVPQEMIINLGIEGYYSLLYFCRVMLYLNSAINPILYNLMSTKFREGFLRLCGLGPARKRKKKTSDRTGTYTTGSTNCSSSNHSDFWRRHSSNKSCNVKVPSNTCTTVSIEKQINIPLLTAVVTGNIVKKKQESYV
- the LOC124428557 gene encoding growth hormone secretagogue receptor type 1-like isoform X2 — its product is MLSTMSSVALELNSSFYTTAIRNAALDGFSVSPLVSVIEPKNATSTLYMLPMYIRTTSMVICIIVMALGIIGNLMVPLVVLRGKDMRNSTNIFLVNLSVADLFVLLICTPTVLVEVNSGPQVWPLGEHMCKAVPFVELTVAHASVLTILAISFERYYAICEPLRAGYVCTKARATFLCFLAWVAAALCTSPILLMVTYELEEIDDTFIPTCYTSADATWMNVFVLTTIIVFFVVPLLILMVLYTVIALHLMANPAISRGPANNLLKYRKQVVLMLGTVVLCFFLCLLPFRALTLWIIVVPQEMIINLGIEGYYSLLYFCRVMLYLNSAINPILYNLMSTKFREGFLRLCGLGPARKRKKKTSDRTGTYTTGSTNCSSSNHSDFWRRHSSNKSCNVKVPSNTCTTVSIEKQINIPLLTAVVTGNIVKKKQESYV
- the LOC124428557 gene encoding growth hormone secretagogue receptor type 1-like isoform X4, with the translated sequence MLSTMSSVALELNSSFYTTAIRNAALDGFSVIEPKNATSTLYMLPMYIRTTSMVICIIVMALGIIGNLMVPLVVLRGKDMRNSTNIFLVNLSVADLFVLLICTPTVLVEVNSGPQVWPLGEHMCKAVPFVELTVAHASVLTILAISFERYYAICEPLRAGYVCTKARATFLCFLAWVAAALCTSPILLMVTYELEEIDDTFIPTCYTSADATWMNVFVLTTIIVFFVVPLLILMVLYTVIALHLMANPAISRGPANNLLKYRKQVVLMLGTVVLCFFLCLLPFRALTLWIIVVPQEMIINLGIEGYYSLLYFCRVMLYLNSAINPILYNLMSTKFREGFLRLCGLGPARKRKKKTSDRTGTYTTGSTNCSSSNHSDFWRRHSSNKSCNVKVPSNTCTTVSIEKQINIPLLTAVVTGNIVKKKQESYV